One genomic region from Xenopus laevis strain J_2021 chromosome 2L, Xenopus_laevis_v10.1, whole genome shotgun sequence encodes:
- the LOC108708023 gene encoding protein kinase C delta type produces the protein MLATCSNRRKPVAMKVIDKAEDERSIVKEVRLMRMASGCPFLCHAHAAFQTKLTACIVMEYASGNSLKKFIKRTGKLKMDAITFYTAEIICGLQFLHANGIVHRDIKLGNILLTGEGHIKIADFGLAVEGMFGQRKVKGKAGTVKYMAPEVLQLRSYDAGADWWSLGIVICKMATGMTPFFEDGNNDTFISSVIRDEPLFPNCLSAEIKDLLHKLLEKDPEKRLGFISNIRAHPVFYSINWKQLERQEILPPLCPAELTTQDKKYFKPPMMLMEEGGSDSSNAKILDLSFLNYSWKR, from the exons ATGTTGGCAACTTGTTCCAACAGGAGAAAACCGGTAGCCATGAAGGTGATAGACAAAGCCGAGGATGAAAGATCTATTGTCAAGGAGGTGCGACTAATGAGGATGGCTTCTGGATGCCCATTCCTCTGTCACGCACATGCAGCTTTCCAAACAAAG CTGACTGCATGCATTGTGATGGAGTATGCCAGTGGAAACAGCTTGAAGAAATTCATTAAGCGCACAGGGAAACTGAAGATGGACGCTATAAC ATTCTACACAGCAGAGATCATATGCGGCCTGCAGTTCCTCCACGCCAACGGGATTGTCCATCG GGACATCAAACTGGGTAACATCCTGTTGACCGGCGAGGGACACATAAAGATCGCCGACTTTGGTTTGGCTGTAGAGGGAATGTTTGGCCAGAGGAAAGTTAAAGGCAAGGCTGGAACAGTGAAATACATGGCCCCAGAG GTTTTACAACTGAGGAGCTACGATGCCGGAGCAGACTGGTGGTCGTTAGGAATTGTCATCTGTAAAATGGCCACCGGCATGACACCTTTCTTTGAAGACGGCAACAACGACACGTTCATTTCATCAGTTATCCGTGATGAGCCCCTTTTCCCGAATTGTCTTAGTGCTGAAATAAAAGATCTTCTGCACAAG ctcCTAGAGAAGGACCCAGAGAAGCGTCTTGGCTTTATTAGTAACATCCGAGCACACCCAGTTTTTTATTCCATCAACTGGAAGCAGCTGGAACGCCAGGAAATACTACCACCTCTCTGTCCTGCAGAA TTAACAACACAAGACAAGAAATATTTCAAGCCGCCGATGATGCTCATGGAAGAGGGGGGCAGCGATTCTTCAAATGCGAAAATACTGGATTTATCATTTCTGAATTACAGTTGGAAGAGATGA
- the LOC121399889 gene encoding uncharacterized protein LOC121399889, producing MDAQEQLQTALNTPIGNPRVAQGYTAPALPPPTNLQTVPHASNEDSYWADVSGRLKLSKTNPFCPIEDAAHQTPVNTAPPRQGFQTPTGNRPEVRAHTPLASMSFDEEEDEMPILEDAEAPTTRVLATIVTRPKNTTPKQNSFSPKDVVIRGEGGDSTFVDPWVDNLAGWSESLKPNVTPFPREGALDTCNLNTARLCIRGGMGDPNWDRQYMINGLSIWEKYENLSALANIVSPSPKQMYPLMHTTKGLKYVPWNFADVEGIIRALPPLLRGADPWISKFERLTAGMSLCLGDLKALLAQILGRSAQSIWNEAGLPHIVLSSDSHDGAEFNPYRPRIFAALRVCYPTHKDFGKLMNTSLPESADITKHISEFLDQWAQETGMDPYEPNVVPLVYQALRKGFPAALQKKLDAIVGLDAKSWKEIYTHILHYHKIYEEDSKKAEKDFKNTQHKLMSLQIKELQEGETKPESKPAEQTPEPTPTTESYSFREFLKDFPTFFANVQSGGQFNNPNRGKSGDFNANNTPKGVCFNCHKPGHYARVCRSPKRFGNQYNSPNFQSRNNSNVQSFPNWSPPRNQSQ from the coding sequence ATGGACGCACAGGAGCAATTACAGACTGCCCTAAACACGCCTATTGGCAATCCTAGGGTAGCACAGGGCTATACTGCCCCGGCACTTCCCCCACcaacaaacttgcagacagtgccACATGCCAGTAATGAGGACTCATACTGGGCAGACGTCTCAGGGCGTCTTAAGCTTAGCAAAACCAACCCCTTTTGTCCTATTGAGGATGCTGCACACCAAACCCCCGTTAACACAGCACCTCCTCGTCAGGGTTTTCAGACTCCTACGGGAAATCGCCCTGAAGTCAGGGCACATACACCTCTCGCTAGCATGTCTTTTGACGAGGAAGAGGATGAAATGCCCATATTAGAAGATGCGGAAGCCCCGACAACTAGAGTCTTGGCAACTATTGTTACAAGACCAAAAAACACCACTCCAAAACAAAATTCATTCTCCCCAAAGGATGTAGTAATCCGAGGAGAAGGGGGGGATAGCACTTTTGTAGATCCATGGGTTGACAATCTGGCCGGCTGGTCAGAATCTTTAAAACCTAATGTTACCCCATTTCCTAGAGAGGGAGCTCTGGACACCTGTAACTTGAATACAGCACGCCTCTGTATCCGAGGAGGCATGGGAGATCCAAATTGGGATAGACAATACATGATTAATGGTCTTAGCATTTGGGAGAAATATGAAAATCTGAGTGCACTTGCTAACATTGTCTCACCCTCACCCAAACAGATGTATCCTCTTATGCATACTACCAAAGGACTTAAATATGTCCCTTGGAACTTTGCCGATGTGGAAGGGATAATCAGGGCTCTGCCGCCTCTGTTAAGGGGGGCAGACCCCTGGATATCTAAATTTGAAAGACTAACTGCCGGCATGTCTCTATGCTTAGGCGATCTAAAAGCATTACTAGCTCAAATTCTTGGACGCTCAGCGCAGTCCATATGGAACGAGGCAGGACTGCCTCATATTGTTCTGTCCTCAGATTCTCACGACGGAGCTGAATTTAACCCTTACAGACCTAGAATTTTTGCAGCTCTCAGAGTTTGTTATCCCACTCACAAGGATTTCGGGAAACTAATGAATACTTCTCTCCCTGAAAGTGCAGACATAACTAAACACATTTCAGAATTCTTAGATCAATGGGCACAAGAAACAGGAATGGATCCTTACGAACCAAATGTAGTGCCACTTGTTTATCAGGCCCTCCGTAAAGGTTTCCCAGCCGCCTTACAGAAAAAATTAGATGCTATAGTCGGCTTAGATGCCAAATCATGGAAGGAGATTTATACTCATATCCTTCACTACCATAAAATTTATGAGGAAGACAGTAAAAAGGCAGAGAAGGATTTCAAAAACACCCAGCATAAACTCATGTCCTTGCAAATTAAGGAACTCCAAGAGGGAGAAACCAAGCCTGAAAGTAAGCCCGCAGAACAAACACCAGAACCAACACCCACCACTGAGTCCTATTCTTTcagggaatttttaaaagatttccctaccttttttgcaaatgttcagtCCGGTGGTCAATTTAACAACCCTAATAGAGGGAAATCTGGAGATTTCAATGCTAATAACACACCCAAGGGTGTCTGTTTCAACTGTCACAAGCCAGGACATTATGCCCGTGTATGCCGTAGTCCAAAACGATTTGGCAATCAGTATAACTCTCCTAACTTTCAATCTCGCAACAATTCCAATGTTCAATCTTTTCCTAATTGGTCTCCACCCAGGAACCAATCGCAATGA